In a single window of the Verrucomicrobiaceae bacterium genome:
- a CDS encoding FadR family transcriptional regulator: MSVSLVETVSRRIIGLARTNRRLPTERDMSAKFGVSRSVIREAAKRLELQGLLEIRQGSGMTVVDKLHKPLNGALSLLVPNEAQRIAQLIEVRLALEPENALHAAERATTADLKALTDCHLRFEAAATFEEQVQADMTFHCLLAEASGNRIAALLIQSLSELLQTSLKRGYSRVTKELAVSDHAKILRAILARRPATAAKAMRTHLEHARTDLGL; the protein is encoded by the coding sequence ATGTCCGTCTCTCTCGTCGAAACCGTCTCACGCCGCATCATCGGCCTCGCCCGCACCAATCGTCGCCTGCCGACGGAGCGGGACATGTCGGCCAAATTTGGCGTCAGCCGTAGCGTCATCCGCGAGGCCGCAAAACGACTCGAACTCCAGGGCCTGCTCGAAATCCGCCAAGGCAGCGGCATGACCGTCGTGGACAAGCTCCACAAGCCGCTCAACGGCGCACTCAGCCTCCTCGTGCCAAATGAAGCCCAACGCATCGCTCAACTCATCGAGGTGCGCCTTGCACTAGAACCAGAAAACGCCCTACACGCCGCCGAGCGTGCTACCACAGCCGATTTAAAGGCCCTCACCGACTGCCATCTCCGCTTTGAAGCAGCCGCCACTTTTGAAGAACAGGTCCAAGCCGACATGACCTTTCACTGCCTCCTCGCAGAGGCCAGTGGCAACCGCATCGCCGCACTGCTCATTCAAAGCCTCTCCGAGCTGCTACAAACGAGCCTCAAACGCGGCTACAGCCGCGTCACCAAGGAACTAGCGGTCTCTGACCACGCCAAAATCCTCCGCGCCATCCTCGCCCGCCGCCCCGCTACTGCCGCCAAGGCCATGCGCACCCACCTCGAACACGCCCGCACCGATCTCGGTTTATGA
- a CDS encoding DUF1963 domain-containing protein — protein MLYIPASAARQNSFAAKPEDISDQTCLKKHHVNFVKAHTYPSIFTEEVARLNLHSKQSDAWIDQSSAIYMSHPHHQLGGWPDAVQSPEMDKECQLASNGVYVGNEEGYKCEKAQKLMAGAAEWSLLLQFDSDEELDIMWGDCGMVYFWVKREQAKLGDFSGAWLVFQCC, from the coding sequence GTGCTTTACATTCCAGCTTCGGCCGCCAGACAAAATTCATTTGCGGCAAAACCGGAGGATATAAGTGACCAGACATGCTTAAAAAAGCATCATGTGAACTTTGTAAAGGCTCATACTTACCCTAGCATTTTCACAGAGGAGGTGGCCCGGCTAAATTTGCACAGCAAACAGTCTGATGCCTGGATTGATCAATCCTCAGCCATTTACATGAGCCACCCGCATCATCAACTGGGAGGTTGGCCGGACGCAGTGCAATCGCCTGAAATGGACAAGGAGTGCCAGCTCGCCTCCAACGGAGTGTATGTGGGCAATGAGGAGGGATATAAGTGCGAGAAGGCGCAAAAACTTATGGCTGGGGCCGCCGAATGGAGCCTGCTCCTCCAATTCGACAGTGATGAAGAACTCGACATCATGTGGGGAGACTGCGGAATGGTTTATTTCTGGGTGAAACGCGAACAGGCGAAATTGGGAGACTTTAGCGGCGCTTGGCTTGTGTTTCAATGTTGCTGA
- a CDS encoding DUF1080 domain-containing protein, whose product MKSLPHLFCLLALTHPALAEGGFYGDPPDATHPWAIHDMNRPQPPRVEPGENSAPPSDAVILFSGKPEEISKWKSDKPTGEPTKWEVVDGVLQCVPGSGYIRSVEEFADCQLHIEWSAPSKVEGNSQGRGNSGVFLMGQVEVQVLDNHNNPTYPDGFASSIYGINPPAANPLRAPGQWQSYDIVFRRPIFKDGQQIDPGYITVFVNGVLTQDHTPLEGGGGHKGRSKPRAFPEKGPLKIQDHGNPVRFRNIWYRPLPKRAIEGGEILQDERGSHRQKACRNRQNHPRRRRKAARQRQSPPPPRIPLLRSQR is encoded by the coding sequence ATGAAATCACTGCCGCACCTCTTTTGTCTCCTCGCCCTCACCCACCCTGCCCTCGCCGAAGGCGGCTTCTACGGTGATCCCCCGGATGCCACCCACCCCTGGGCCATCCATGACATGAATCGCCCACAGCCCCCGCGTGTCGAGCCCGGTGAAAACAGCGCCCCACCCTCCGACGCCGTCATCCTCTTCTCCGGCAAGCCAGAGGAAATCAGCAAATGGAAATCGGACAAGCCCACTGGCGAGCCCACCAAGTGGGAAGTCGTGGACGGCGTGCTCCAATGCGTGCCCGGCAGCGGCTACATCCGCAGCGTCGAAGAATTCGCCGACTGCCAGCTCCACATCGAGTGGTCAGCCCCCTCCAAAGTCGAAGGCAACAGCCAAGGCCGCGGCAACAGCGGCGTCTTCCTCATGGGTCAGGTCGAGGTGCAGGTGCTCGATAATCACAACAACCCCACCTACCCCGACGGCTTCGCCAGCAGCATCTACGGCATCAATCCGCCCGCCGCCAATCCCCTGCGTGCTCCCGGCCAGTGGCAGAGCTACGACATCGTCTTCCGCCGCCCCATCTTCAAAGACGGCCAGCAGATCGACCCCGGCTACATCACCGTCTTCGTCAATGGCGTCCTCACCCAGGACCACACCCCGCTCGAAGGCGGCGGCGGCCACAAAGGCCGCAGCAAGCCACGCGCCTTCCCTGAAAAAGGACCGCTCAAAATCCAGGACCACGGCAATCCCGTGCGCTTCCGCAACATCTGGTATCGCCCACTGCCAAAGCGGGCCATCGAAGGCGGCGAGATACTCCAAGATGAGCGAGGAAGCCACCGCCAAAAAGCGTGCCGAAATCGCCAAAACCATCCGCGAAGACGCCGCAAAGCTGCAAGGCAACGCCAAAGCCCTCCGCCTCCTCGAATCCCTCTGCTACGAAGCCAACGCTGA
- a CDS encoding Gfo/Idh/MocA family oxidoreductase — MKPTLFPNRRAFLRGTAAATGGIFFPHLLLGQEGGVKKLNVAGIGGAGGKGASDIAIAAEGANVVAICDIDSNRLADAQKKYPGAKMFQSFREMFDTMGDQIDMVTVSTPDHAHYPAAMEAIKRGKHVCVQKPLVNRIWEANQLHEAAKKKGVKTNMGNQGHSGESIRQFKEWMNAGIVGNVKEIHVWTNRPIWPQGNAALDIYTGKTAPKPRRKEEANAAAEAIGQAPAHVSWTNWLAQSPDMPYVPGLHPLAWRGHREFGAGAMGDMGCHIMDGPFWACELGEPYKLEAEVGELTEHSWPAWSHVICSFKHAKYGEIKLHWYEGKNGDVPMKPARPAKLEEGRDYNKMIGGFMVVGDEDTVLSAHDYCGNLEVVGNREKLVKFAKETPKTLDRALAPDKPQLELVRAIEQNKIAGSNFDYSVPLTKLCLFGNLAIANPGKVINWDSATQQTDNADANKLIQRAAVRQGWEYSAASI; from the coding sequence ATGAAGCCCACACTCTTCCCCAATCGCCGCGCCTTCCTCCGTGGCACCGCAGCCGCCACTGGCGGTATTTTCTTCCCACACCTCCTGCTCGGTCAGGAAGGTGGCGTCAAAAAACTCAACGTCGCAGGCATCGGCGGCGCGGGCGGCAAAGGCGCGAGTGACATCGCCATCGCGGCTGAAGGCGCAAACGTCGTCGCGATCTGCGACATCGACAGCAACCGCCTCGCGGATGCGCAGAAGAAGTATCCAGGGGCGAAGATGTTCCAGAGCTTCCGTGAGATGTTCGATACCATGGGCGACCAGATCGATATGGTGACTGTCTCCACCCCTGACCATGCCCATTATCCGGCAGCGATGGAGGCCATCAAACGCGGCAAGCATGTCTGCGTGCAAAAGCCCCTCGTGAACCGCATCTGGGAGGCCAATCAGCTCCATGAAGCCGCCAAAAAGAAAGGCGTGAAGACCAACATGGGCAACCAGGGCCATTCCGGCGAGTCTATTCGCCAATTCAAAGAGTGGATGAATGCAGGCATCGTCGGCAACGTGAAAGAAATTCACGTTTGGACCAACCGTCCCATCTGGCCGCAGGGAAATGCCGCGCTAGACATCTACACAGGCAAAACAGCTCCCAAACCGCGCCGCAAGGAAGAAGCCAACGCTGCCGCCGAAGCAATCGGTCAGGCCCCGGCGCACGTAAGCTGGACCAACTGGCTCGCTCAGTCCCCAGATATGCCCTACGTCCCAGGACTGCATCCTTTAGCGTGGCGCGGACACCGTGAATTCGGTGCTGGAGCCATGGGCGACATGGGCTGTCACATCATGGACGGTCCCTTCTGGGCCTGCGAGCTCGGCGAGCCGTATAAGCTCGAAGCCGAAGTCGGCGAGCTCACAGAGCATAGCTGGCCCGCCTGGTCCCACGTCATCTGCTCCTTCAAGCATGCCAAATATGGCGAGATCAAGCTGCACTGGTATGAAGGCAAAAATGGCGACGTGCCCATGAAGCCCGCCCGCCCTGCCAAGCTCGAAGAGGGCCGCGATTACAATAAAATGATTGGCGGTTTCATGGTCGTCGGTGACGAAGACACCGTCCTCAGCGCCCACGACTACTGTGGTAACCTCGAAGTCGTCGGTAACCGCGAAAAACTGGTCAAATTCGCCAAGGAGACCCCGAAAACCCTCGACCGCGCTCTCGCTCCCGATAAGCCGCAGCTCGAACTCGTCCGCGCCATCGAGCAAAACAAGATCGCTGGCAGCAACTTCGATTACAGCGTGCCCCTCACCAAGCTCTGCCTCTTTGGCAATCTCGCCATCGCCAATCCGGGCAAAGTCATTAACTGGGACAGCGCTACGCAGCAAACCGACAACGCCGACGCCAACAAGCTCATCCAGCGTGCTGCCGTCCGTCAGGGCTGGGAATACAGCGCTGCGAGCATCTAA
- a CDS encoding DUF1501 domain-containing protein, with protein sequence MNSLLNRRTFLQQTVHGLSSIALLDLLSRDQLLAASGPIRPIIDAARPFAARKPHFAPKAKRVVMVFCSGALSHVDTFDYKPALFKYHDQPMPGGNVVTFQGEQGNLIKPLRDFKPRGQSGKMTSDLLPKLGECADDFFFCHGMTSKTNTHGPGETFMSTGQTLEGFPSAGAWVNYALGTENENLPSYIAIPDPRGNPQAAGNNWGAAFLPAAYQGTAFNAENPIRFLARPSGISASTDKATADFLKRLNERHLEKFPGDSELAARIASYELAAKMQMTVPSLTDLSSEPAHVLKMYGADDPTNAVKAGYARNCILARRLCEQGVRFVQIFNGAYAMGEGVGNWDGHKTIATQYPGHAEILDQPTAALFMDLKQRGLLADTLFVFCTEFGRMPTFQKGASGRDHNPSGFTCILAGAGVKTGAQHHGGTDEFGWKAAVDVTSVYEFHATILHLLGLDHERLSYYHNGLERRLTDVHGHVIQSALA encoded by the coding sequence ATGAATTCCCTCCTCAACCGCCGCACCTTCCTCCAGCAGACCGTTCACGGTCTCAGCAGCATCGCGTTGCTCGATTTGCTCTCGCGAGATCAGCTATTGGCCGCATCAGGTCCTATCCGACCTATCATCGACGCTGCGCGACCCTTCGCCGCTCGAAAGCCCCACTTTGCGCCCAAAGCCAAACGCGTCGTCATGGTCTTTTGCAGCGGTGCATTGAGCCATGTCGATACCTTCGACTACAAACCCGCTCTCTTTAAATACCACGACCAGCCGATGCCCGGTGGCAACGTCGTCACCTTCCAGGGCGAGCAGGGAAACCTCATCAAGCCGCTGCGCGATTTCAAACCACGCGGCCAGTCCGGCAAAATGACCTCCGACTTGCTGCCCAAGCTCGGCGAGTGCGCGGATGACTTCTTTTTCTGCCACGGCATGACGTCGAAGACGAACACGCACGGTCCCGGCGAGACCTTCATGTCCACCGGCCAGACTTTGGAAGGCTTTCCCTCCGCTGGGGCCTGGGTGAACTACGCGCTTGGCACCGAAAACGAAAACCTGCCGTCCTACATCGCCATTCCCGATCCGCGTGGCAATCCGCAGGCGGCAGGCAACAACTGGGGCGCCGCCTTCCTCCCCGCCGCGTATCAAGGCACCGCCTTCAATGCCGAAAACCCCATCCGCTTCCTCGCACGCCCCAGTGGCATCTCCGCCAGCACCGACAAAGCTACCGCAGATTTCTTGAAGCGCCTCAATGAGCGACATCTCGAAAAATTCCCCGGCGACAGCGAGCTCGCTGCACGCATCGCCAGCTACGAGCTCGCTGCGAAGATGCAGATGACCGTTCCCTCACTCACCGATCTCAGCAGCGAGCCAGCCCACGTCTTGAAGATGTATGGCGCTGACGATCCCACGAATGCCGTGAAGGCCGGTTACGCTCGCAACTGCATCCTGGCGCGTCGCCTGTGCGAGCAGGGCGTGCGCTTCGTGCAGATCTTCAACGGCGCATACGCGATGGGCGAAGGCGTGGGCAACTGGGACGGCCACAAAACCATCGCCACGCAGTATCCCGGCCACGCCGAGATCCTCGACCAACCCACCGCCGCGCTCTTCATGGATCTGAAACAGCGCGGCCTGCTCGCGGACACGCTTTTCGTTTTTTGCACCGAATTTGGCCGCATGCCTACCTTTCAAAAGGGAGCCTCAGGCCGTGATCACAATCCCAGTGGCTTCACCTGCATCCTCGCGGGTGCTGGCGTCAAAACCGGCGCACAACACCACGGCGGGACTGATGAGTTCGGCTGGAAGGCCGCCGTCGATGTCACTAGCGTCTATGAATTCCACGCCACCATCCTGCACCTCCTCGGGCTTGATCACGAGCGGCTCAGCTACTACCACAACGGCCTCGAACGACGCCTCACCGACGTCCACGGTCATGTCATCCAAAGCGCCCTTGCTTAA
- a CDS encoding tryptophan-rich sensory protein, translating into MKTPSAAASFAVLCGFILLTFLAPAAGAFTPPGEWYQSLAKPTWNPPSWLFGPVWTALYLMMAIAAWTVWRRVGWGREMMLYIVQLALNAAWTPLFFGAHQIGAALLVIISLWIAIFITQRAFGAVSRPAGLLLLPYLAWVSFATVLNFTLWRLNS; encoded by the coding sequence ATGAAAACTCCTTCTGCCGCCGCAAGCTTCGCTGTCCTCTGCGGATTCATCCTCCTCACCTTCCTCGCACCCGCAGCGGGTGCTTTCACACCGCCAGGTGAATGGTATCAATCACTCGCGAAACCCACTTGGAATCCGCCCTCTTGGCTCTTCGGCCCGGTCTGGACCGCCCTCTATCTCATGATGGCCATCGCCGCATGGACAGTGTGGCGGCGAGTCGGCTGGGGCCGTGAAATGATGCTCTACATCGTCCAGCTCGCCCTCAATGCCGCCTGGACACCCCTATTCTTTGGTGCCCATCAAATCGGTGCTGCCCTCCTCGTCATCATCAGCCTGTGGATCGCCATTTTCATCACCCAGCGGGCATTCGGCGCGGTATCACGCCCCGCAGGCCTCCTCCTCCTGCCCTACCTCGCCTGGGTCAGCTTTGCCACCGTGCTGAATTTCACGCTCTGGCGGCTCAATAGCTGA
- a CDS encoding DUF1963 domain-containing protein: MDFLVLTFLALFLIITGTLLQNWWRRKNGLLDPDEEPPVVMADLKRCMDSLSKPAMLIRKTSETTSSWLGGCPPEHDSFVWPRCGGRPLTFLACLDLSETGVVTDWLPPSGRLLFFYDVEEMPGA, translated from the coding sequence ATGGACTTTCTCGTTCTAACCTTTCTCGCGTTGTTTCTTATCATCACAGGTACTCTTTTGCAGAACTGGTGGCGAAGGAAGAATGGCTTACTTGATCCAGACGAGGAGCCGCCTGTGGTGATGGCGGATCTCAAGCGATGCATGGATTCTCTCTCCAAACCCGCCATGCTGATCCGTAAGACCTCGGAAACCACATCATCATGGCTCGGCGGCTGCCCTCCTGAGCACGATAGCTTTGTGTGGCCTCGCTGCGGAGGGCGTCCTTTAACCTTCTTGGCCTGTTTGGATTTGTCCGAGACTGGAGTCGTTACGGATTGGCTACCTCCATCCGGCAGGCTGCTGTTTTTTTATGATGTAGAGGAGATGCCAGGGGCTTGA
- a CDS encoding DUF1553 domain-containing protein, translating to MRLLLFALSAPSVLFSQDFDREIRPLLQERCVECHGPEKQKADLRLDARIHAFKGGESGPAIIAGKTSASPLFKHITATGDERMPPKGEPLTADQIAKIKAWIDSGAIWPENAADKAAAQDPRLTQWAYQPIPDSGFMIPDSVNPIDYFITKRLAEKGLALSPLADPHTLVRRLHLIVTGLPPNSEQIRNQESKIRNSPVSLIDSLLSSRHYGEKWARHWLDVVRFADSNGFETNHERPNAWRYRNYVIDAFNSDKPYDRFMFEQIAGDTCDADVATGFIVGGPYDRVKGQDKNLQLMQRADELSDMVNTTGTTFLATTMICAKCHNHKFDPVLQTDFYSMQAVFSGVQHGERPIKSPEYAAQEKKAAAIRAKLAPLLTKLAEYQPKALLGRRLTLSEEEAAFLKTPKGVKPTEYDTGTAQGELNDPGDAHRFPNIGESYRYFVEEPGTDCVAWTPKRSGKHRIWVSWGVWTTHAPDARFILETNGKQTEIGTINQRQFADGTPAIASKKRWSSFKSLGEHELAADSRILLRMGPTSAPMAADILLLEELPAPSEKLHIRPPVTHTANTDLFTPTTAKHLRFVIEDSYSNNACIDELEIFGPNGENLALKAKTTSSGDYGPSPIHKLAHINDGHYGNSRSWIAKETKGWVKFDFDRAHEINRVVWSRDRSTSGKVYEDRLATAYRIEVSDDAKTWKTVASHADRLSARFNKKVKAIPSASHAPADLITKVDALQKELQSFTEPPMAYAGTFKQPEPTHRLHRGDHMNPREVVAPDALSLFHPTLGSFHLAPDAPEQQRRLAFAKWLSDPRNPLPARVMVNRIWHYIFGTGLVATPSDFGHMGFKPTHPELLDWLANEFIKSGWSVKHIQRLILTSKTFQQASTLNTSIPDSRILNPDSLPRAAAEQLRNQESGIRNDATNTLLWRFSPRRLDSEIIRDSILAVTGSLDLTPGGPGFMLYEPNANYARNWIAETGDFEREDYRRMIYALKLRMEPDAIFAAFDAPDGGQVCPSRPRSTTPLQALNLYNSQFVLDQATKLAAKAQNVTTAYQLVYQRQPTKDELTAAESFVKEEGLQAFCRALLNSNEFLFLE from the coding sequence ATGAGACTTCTCTTATTCGCCCTATCCGCCCCATCCGTCCTATTCTCCCAGGACTTCGATCGCGAAATCCGCCCCCTCCTCCAAGAGCGCTGCGTCGAGTGCCACGGCCCCGAAAAGCAAAAAGCAGACCTGCGCCTCGATGCGCGAATCCACGCCTTCAAAGGCGGCGAGAGCGGCCCTGCCATCATCGCAGGCAAAACCAGCGCATCTCCACTCTTCAAACACATCACCGCCACCGGCGATGAACGCATGCCACCGAAAGGCGAGCCCCTCACGGCTGATCAAATCGCCAAAATCAAAGCCTGGATCGACTCCGGCGCCATCTGGCCCGAAAACGCTGCGGACAAAGCCGCCGCTCAAGACCCACGCCTCACACAGTGGGCGTATCAGCCAATTCCTGATTCTGGATTCATGATTCCTGATTCGGTGAACCCCATCGACTACTTCATAACCAAAAGGCTCGCCGAAAAGGGCCTGGCACTCTCACCTCTGGCTGATCCGCACACCCTGGTCCGCCGTCTTCACCTCATCGTCACCGGGCTGCCTCCAAACTCTGAGCAAATCAGGAATCAGGAATCTAAAATCAGGAATTCTCCCGTTTCGCTCATCGACTCTCTTTTATCCTCCCGCCACTACGGCGAGAAATGGGCCCGCCACTGGCTGGATGTCGTGCGTTTCGCTGACTCGAACGGCTTTGAGACCAACCACGAGCGCCCGAATGCCTGGCGCTACCGCAACTACGTCATCGACGCCTTCAACTCTGACAAACCCTACGACCGCTTCATGTTCGAGCAGATCGCTGGCGACACCTGTGACGCAGATGTCGCCACCGGCTTCATCGTCGGTGGTCCGTATGATCGTGTGAAGGGCCAGGACAAAAATTTGCAGCTCATGCAGCGTGCCGACGAGCTCTCCGACATGGTCAACACCACTGGCACGACCTTCCTCGCCACGACGATGATCTGCGCGAAGTGCCACAACCACAAATTTGATCCCGTCCTGCAAACCGACTTCTACTCCATGCAGGCTGTCTTTTCCGGCGTGCAGCATGGCGAGCGCCCGATCAAGTCACCGGAATACGCCGCTCAGGAGAAAAAGGCCGCTGCAATCCGCGCCAAGCTCGCACCGCTCCTCACCAAACTTGCTGAATATCAGCCAAAAGCCCTGCTAGGCCGCCGCCTGACACTCAGTGAGGAAGAAGCGGCGTTTTTGAAGACACCGAAAGGCGTCAAACCCACCGAATACGACACCGGCACCGCCCAGGGCGAGCTGAACGACCCCGGCGATGCACACCGCTTCCCCAACATCGGCGAGAGCTACCGCTACTTCGTCGAGGAGCCCGGCACTGACTGCGTGGCGTGGACACCGAAACGCAGCGGCAAACATCGCATCTGGGTGAGCTGGGGCGTTTGGACCACGCATGCACCGGACGCCCGCTTCATTCTCGAAACCAACGGCAAACAAACCGAAATCGGCACCATCAACCAACGCCAGTTCGCCGATGGCACACCGGCCATCGCCAGCAAAAAACGCTGGAGCAGCTTCAAAAGCCTCGGCGAGCACGAACTGGCCGCCGATAGCCGCATCCTGCTCCGCATGGGCCCGACAAGTGCTCCGATGGCCGCAGACATCCTCCTCCTCGAAGAACTGCCCGCGCCTTCCGAAAAGCTCCATATCCGCCCACCCGTCACTCACACCGCCAACACGGATCTTTTCACTCCCACGACCGCGAAACACCTCCGCTTCGTCATTGAGGACAGCTATAGCAACAACGCCTGCATCGACGAACTCGAGATTTTCGGCCCCAACGGCGAAAACCTCGCGTTGAAGGCCAAAACGACCTCCAGCGGCGATTACGGCCCCTCGCCGATTCATAAGCTCGCACACATCAACGACGGCCATTACGGCAACAGTCGCAGTTGGATCGCCAAAGAAACAAAAGGCTGGGTAAAGTTCGATTTTGACCGTGCGCATGAAATCAACCGCGTCGTCTGGAGTCGCGATCGCAGCACCAGCGGCAAGGTTTATGAAGATCGCCTCGCCACCGCGTATCGCATCGAGGTCTCTGACGATGCCAAGACCTGGAAAACCGTCGCCAGCCACGCGGATCGCCTCAGTGCCCGCTTTAACAAAAAGGTCAAAGCCATCCCATCCGCGTCGCACGCCCCCGCCGACCTCATCACAAAAGTCGATGCACTGCAAAAAGAGCTGCAAAGCTTCACCGAGCCGCCCATGGCCTACGCAGGCACCTTCAAGCAGCCAGAGCCCACGCATCGTCTGCATCGCGGCGATCACATGAACCCGCGGGAAGTCGTCGCACCGGATGCGCTCTCGCTTTTCCATCCCACTCTTGGCAGCTTCCATCTCGCGCCCGACGCCCCGGAGCAGCAGCGCCGCCTCGCCTTCGCCAAATGGCTCTCCGATCCACGCAATCCACTGCCCGCCCGCGTCATGGTGAACCGCATCTGGCATTACATCTTCGGCACCGGCCTCGTCGCCACGCCCAGCGATTTTGGCCACATGGGCTTCAAACCCACGCATCCCGAACTCCTCGACTGGCTCGCCAATGAGTTCATCAAGAGCGGCTGGAGCGTAAAGCACATTCAGAGACTCATTCTGACATCGAAGACGTTTCAGCAAGCGAGCACGCTCAATACTTCCATTCCTGATTCTAGAATCCTGAATCCTGATTCACTTCCACGCGCCGCTGCTGAACAACTCAGGAATCAGGAATCAGGAATCAGGAATGATGCGACCAACACCCTCCTCTGGCGCTTCTCCCCTCGTCGTCTCGACTCCGAAATCATCCGTGACAGCATCCTCGCCGTCACCGGCAGCCTCGATCTCACGCCCGGCGGCCCTGGCTTCATGCTCTACGAGCCCAATGCCAACTACGCCCGCAACTGGATCGCCGAAACGGGCGACTTCGAGCGCGAGGACTACCGCCGCATGATCTACGCCCTCAAACTCCGCATGGAGCCCGACGCCATCTTCGCCGCCTTCGACGCCCCCGATGGCGGCCAAGTCTGCCCCAGCCGCCCCCGCAGCACCACGCCGCTCCAAGCGCTCAATCTCTACAACAGCCAGTTCGTCCTCGACCAAGCCACCAAACTCGCCGCCAAAGCCCAAAACGTCACCACCGCCTACCAACTCGTCTATCAACGCCAACCCACAAAAGACGAACTCACCGCCGCCGAGTCCTTCGTCAAAGAAGAAGGCCTCCAAGCCTTCTGCCGCGCTCTTCTGAACTCGAACGAGTTTCTCTTCCTGGAATAG